In Acidianus brierleyi, one genomic interval encodes:
- a CDS encoding alcohol dehydrogenase catalytic domain-containing protein: protein MKAAVFETQGKPLVIKDVKAPIQTNDGIVLKVLATGLCHGDVHIIMGDWQGDLDIKTPIILGHEIVGEVVTDGKKVKKGDMVLVYNAFGCNSCKYCKLGYYQYCEKVKVLGVHENGGFAEYVKVPDENNLIKVEGNPFSLAPLADAGITAYNASEGIQNGDKVAVLGTGAVSMLAVQILKFFGAEITVVGRNPLKLSKMQEIGINEIIFSRGEYAKDLSEKSTTRKFDYILDFIGNELTLDDVSWMLSRMGELRIIGEFGGTLRIPEQLIVLRGLRVKGILYGKMEHLTNVIKLFQEGKIRTFPILYRLDEINSAINDLMSGRVIGRAVIVP, encoded by the coding sequence ATGAAGGCTGCAGTATTTGAAACTCAAGGAAAACCATTAGTAATAAAGGACGTTAAAGCGCCTATACAGACAAACGACGGCATAGTTCTTAAGGTATTGGCTACTGGACTTTGCCATGGAGACGTACATATAATAATGGGTGATTGGCAAGGCGATCTGGATATAAAAACACCTATAATTCTAGGCCATGAAATAGTAGGTGAAGTAGTTACTGACGGGAAAAAAGTTAAAAAAGGAGATATGGTTTTAGTTTATAATGCTTTTGGATGTAATTCTTGCAAATATTGCAAACTTGGGTATTACCAATACTGTGAAAAAGTTAAAGTACTTGGAGTTCATGAAAATGGAGGATTTGCAGAATATGTTAAAGTTCCAGACGAAAATAATTTAATTAAAGTAGAGGGAAATCCTTTTAGTTTAGCACCATTAGCTGATGCGGGCATAACGGCATATAATGCATCGGAAGGAATACAGAATGGAGATAAAGTAGCAGTATTAGGAACTGGTGCAGTAAGCATGCTTGCTGTTCAAATATTAAAATTTTTTGGAGCAGAAATAACTGTAGTGGGCAGAAATCCATTAAAACTATCTAAAATGCAAGAAATTGGTATAAACGAAATAATTTTTTCGCGCGGGGAATACGCAAAAGATTTGTCTGAAAAATCTACTACAAGAAAATTTGATTATATCTTAGATTTTATAGGCAATGAACTTACTTTAGACGACGTCTCATGGATGTTATCTAGAATGGGAGAATTAAGAATAATAGGGGAATTCGGAGGGACGTTAAGAATACCAGAACAGTTAATAGTTTTAAGAGGCCTACGAGTGAAAGGTATACTTTATGGTAAAATGGAACATTTGACTAATGTAATAAAGCTTTTTCAAGAAGGTAAAATAAGAACTTTCCCTATTCTCTATAGGCTAGACGAAATCAATTCTGCAATAAACGATCTAATGTCTGGAAGAGTAATCGGAAGAGCAGTTATAGTGCCTTAA
- the rtcA gene encoding RNA 3'-terminal phosphate cyclase gives MLEIDGSFGEGGGEILRTSLSLAVVTKTPFRIFNIRSKRSKPGLQRQHLAAVKIMKQLCNAETRGDFLGSQELEFTPKDTLDEGEITYDVGSAGSVTLISVSVIPVIINKKIRITLIGGTDVPKAPTIDYIRLVYMKILELIGIHGEVKVIKRGHYPRGGGIISIENFRGYPNKFNITEFGKLEKILGIAHVSSLPLNIAEREKDSAIKILSNISNNIDIELDIRDNESEGTGITLAAYGKSIIGADSLGEKGKRAEKVGEEAARTLITELNSGAAVDSHMSDMLMIYAALYGGIFSGAKLTKHAITNYEIIKKFIKNRSIEIEGNSPFIFKAL, from the coding sequence ATGCTTGAGATAGATGGGTCTTTCGGTGAAGGAGGAGGAGAAATATTAAGAACATCTCTTTCATTAGCTGTAGTAACTAAAACTCCTTTTAGAATTTTTAACATAAGATCAAAAAGGTCTAAGCCAGGTTTACAAAGGCAGCATTTAGCAGCAGTTAAAATTATGAAACAACTTTGTAACGCTGAGACTAGAGGAGACTTCCTTGGATCTCAAGAATTGGAGTTTACACCTAAAGATACATTAGACGAGGGAGAAATAACTTATGATGTGGGCTCTGCTGGCAGTGTGACTCTAATTTCTGTGTCTGTCATACCAGTAATAATAAATAAAAAAATCAGGATAACATTAATAGGAGGTACAGACGTTCCTAAGGCTCCAACCATAGATTATATTAGATTAGTTTATATGAAAATCTTGGAATTAATTGGAATACATGGCGAGGTAAAAGTTATTAAAAGAGGTCATTATCCAAGAGGTGGAGGTATTATAAGTATAGAAAATTTTAGGGGATACCCTAATAAATTTAATATAACAGAATTTGGAAAATTGGAAAAAATATTAGGCATTGCTCATGTTTCTTCATTACCTTTAAATATTGCTGAAAGAGAGAAAGACTCGGCTATCAAGATATTGTCCAATATTTCAAATAATATAGATATTGAGTTAGATATTAGAGATAATGAAAGTGAAGGGACAGGAATCACATTGGCCGCATACGGAAAAAGTATTATTGGAGCCGATTCGTTGGGAGAAAAGGGTAAAAGAGCGGAAAAGGTAGGAGAAGAAGCTGCAAGAACGTTAATAACTGAATTAAATAGTGGTGCTGCAGTTGATAGTCACATGTCTGATATGCTTATGATTTATGCTGCATTATACGGAGGTATATTCTCTGGGGCAAAACTAACCAAACATGCTATTACTAACTACGAAATAATAAAAAAATTTATTAAGAATAGATCTATAGAAATTGAAGGAAATTCACCATTTATATTTAAGGCACTATAA
- a CDS encoding glutamine synthetase family protein, giving the protein MSRDDVIETLKSGRIDYVRVEFIDILGNVRGRSLRRAEFENLILKEEGVPYPESLVLLDYKDAPIKTRYEDIIAQPDPSTFVVLPYLERTARVLSYLTYPDLTPSQYCSRGLLRKATQKLEEVGYKLNVAFEPTFYLLKSDDGNIIPADYGKAFSPEGLMEEQGFLRDMIKSLEQVGVQVEMVNKHYGPGQYEITFSNKEALQASDSLVTAREVIRDVARIYNTFATYMPKPFSDKPGSSMDIYFSLEGIDGKKAIDTNDTKGLGLSKSAYSFIAGIMEHLSGILAFAAPTINSYKRFKEIITPTLPGIGTERHYIIRIPSNFRDTNLLEFRLADPLSNSYLLLSSIIFSGIDGIEKNLDIEPNAIMGNIPTNINEALEKLDKDNYLKYTLGSDLISSFIELKKREVENYESYITDWELDAYLKAGW; this is encoded by the coding sequence TTGTCAAGAGATGACGTGATTGAGACATTAAAATCAGGAAGAATAGATTACGTTAGAGTAGAATTTATAGATATATTAGGTAATGTAAGAGGACGTTCTTTAAGAAGGGCAGAATTTGAAAACCTAATATTAAAAGAAGAAGGAGTTCCATATCCAGAGTCTTTGGTATTACTAGATTATAAAGACGCTCCTATAAAAACAAGATATGAAGACATTATAGCTCAACCAGATCCGTCTACCTTTGTAGTCCTACCGTATCTTGAAAGAACTGCAAGAGTTTTATCATACTTGACATATCCAGATCTGACACCGTCTCAGTATTGTAGTAGAGGATTATTAAGAAAAGCTACTCAAAAATTAGAGGAAGTTGGTTATAAATTGAATGTAGCATTTGAACCTACATTTTATTTATTGAAAAGCGATGATGGAAACATTATACCTGCGGACTATGGGAAAGCTTTTTCTCCTGAGGGATTGATGGAAGAACAAGGTTTTCTAAGGGATATGATAAAATCTCTTGAACAAGTAGGAGTACAGGTCGAGATGGTTAATAAACACTATGGGCCTGGTCAATACGAAATTACGTTCTCCAATAAAGAAGCTCTACAAGCTTCGGACTCATTAGTTACAGCTAGAGAAGTAATTAGAGACGTTGCAAGAATATATAACACGTTTGCTACATATATGCCCAAACCTTTTTCTGATAAACCAGGAAGTAGTATGGATATATATTTTAGCTTAGAGGGTATAGATGGTAAAAAGGCAATAGATACTAATGATACAAAAGGTCTTGGATTAAGTAAGTCTGCCTATAGTTTTATAGCGGGTATTATGGAGCATTTAAGCGGTATACTAGCGTTTGCTGCACCTACTATAAATTCTTATAAGAGATTTAAGGAGATAATAACACCAACGTTGCCTGGAATTGGAACTGAAAGACATTATATAATCAGAATTCCTAGTAATTTTAGGGATACAAATCTTTTAGAGTTTAGACTAGCCGATCCTTTATCAAACTCATATTTGTTATTGTCATCAATAATATTCTCTGGAATTGACGGTATAGAAAAGAACCTAGATATAGAACCTAATGCAATAATGGGAAATATTCCTACAAATATTAATGAAGCTTTAGAAAAACTAGATAAAGATAACTATCTTAAATATACTTTAGGCTCAGATCTAATTTCTTCGTTTATAGAACTTAAAAAGAGAGAAGTAGAGAATTATGAAAGTTATATAACTGATTGGGAGCTAGATGCTTATCTAAAGGCAGGCTGGTAA